The following proteins come from a genomic window of Corallococcus sp. NCRR:
- a CDS encoding class I adenylate-forming enzyme family protein yields the protein MDSPWARLTYAQLEARMLALAGQLRAAGVEPGARVLIALPLGCASAVASLAVQALGACAVELDRETGADSLASILAQTGARHAVIFGQDARRWTGRSQLTHFFIVHGSRPPERMLGLLKPASCTWLQEDGAVDPDVCPEPLAALPALPPDAPASIVYTSGSTGTPRGVVQTFANIAANTRSIVEYLGLTPHDRAMLILPLHYCYGKSVLQTHLLAGGSVFLDPRFMYPQVVLEAMATESCTGFAGVPLTFELLRRQAAPDSLANLKLRYLTQAGGGMSPDTVRWTREAFHPAELFVMYGQTEATARLSYLPPSRATDKAGSIGQGIPGVTLAVVADDGTPLPDGEVGQLVAKGANVTPGYLDAPDDTAAILHDGWLWTGDLAWRDAEGFFFLVGRAKEILKVGGHRVSPAEIEHVLARHPAVLEAAVVGVPDDLGGEAACAAVVLQPGASAQEDDLRRFCREALPAHKVPRHVLFIDALPRGPTGKVLKADLRTRVLSSLSSPESRSP from the coding sequence GTGGACTCGCCGTGGGCGCGGCTCACCTACGCGCAGCTCGAAGCGCGGATGCTGGCGCTCGCGGGACAGCTGCGGGCCGCCGGCGTCGAGCCGGGCGCTCGGGTCCTCATCGCCCTGCCCCTGGGCTGCGCCTCGGCCGTCGCGAGCCTCGCGGTGCAGGCGCTGGGTGCCTGCGCCGTGGAGCTGGACCGTGAGACGGGCGCGGACTCCCTGGCCAGCATCCTCGCGCAGACGGGTGCCCGCCACGCGGTCATCTTCGGTCAGGACGCGCGGCGCTGGACGGGGCGCTCGCAGCTCACCCACTTCTTCATCGTCCACGGCTCCCGCCCTCCGGAGCGCATGCTCGGGTTGCTGAAGCCCGCCTCGTGCACGTGGTTGCAGGAGGACGGCGCGGTGGATCCGGACGTGTGCCCGGAGCCGCTGGCCGCCCTGCCCGCCCTGCCTCCGGATGCGCCCGCGTCCATCGTCTACACGTCCGGCAGCACGGGCACGCCCCGTGGCGTCGTGCAGACGTTCGCCAACATCGCGGCGAACACGCGCTCCATCGTGGAGTACCTGGGCCTCACTCCGCACGACCGCGCCATGCTCATCCTTCCCCTGCACTACTGCTACGGGAAGAGCGTGCTCCAGACGCACCTGCTCGCGGGCGGCTCCGTGTTCCTGGATCCGCGCTTCATGTACCCGCAGGTGGTGCTGGAGGCCATGGCCACCGAGTCCTGCACCGGCTTCGCGGGCGTGCCCCTCACCTTCGAGCTGCTGCGCCGTCAGGCCGCCCCGGACTCGCTCGCGAACCTGAAGCTGCGCTACCTCACCCAGGCCGGCGGAGGCATGTCCCCGGACACCGTGCGCTGGACGCGCGAGGCCTTCCACCCGGCCGAGCTGTTCGTCATGTACGGCCAGACGGAGGCCACCGCGCGGCTCTCCTACCTGCCGCCCTCGCGCGCCACCGACAAGGCGGGCTCCATCGGACAGGGCATCCCGGGCGTCACGCTGGCCGTGGTCGCGGACGACGGCACGCCCCTTCCCGACGGCGAAGTGGGCCAGCTCGTGGCGAAGGGCGCCAACGTCACCCCCGGCTATCTCGACGCGCCGGACGACACCGCCGCCATCCTCCATGACGGCTGGCTGTGGACCGGCGACCTCGCGTGGCGCGACGCGGAGGGCTTCTTCTTCCTCGTCGGCCGCGCGAAGGAGATCCTCAAGGTCGGCGGCCACCGGGTGAGCCCCGCGGAGATTGAGCACGTCCTCGCGCGCCACCCGGCCGTGCTGGAGGCCGCCGTGGTGGGCGTACCGGACGACCTGGGCGGCGAGGCCGCGTGCGCCGCCGTGGTCCTCCAGCCCGGCGCCAGCGCTCAGGAGGACGACCTGCGCCGCTTCTGCCGTGAGGCGCTCCCGGCCCACAAGGTGCCACGCCACGTGCTGTTCATTGACGCGCTCCCTCGCGGGCCCACCGGCAAGGTGCTCAAGGCCGACCTGCGCACGCGCGTGCTGTCTTCACTCTCTTCTCCTGAATCGAGGTCGCCGTGA
- the nadE gene encoding NAD(+) synthase codes for MKFSKQVLELDWEAKAASLSDGLKEAVLKKLRKRGLVVAVSGGIDSACVAALAVRALGPDRVFGLLLPERDSSGLSSKLGRELCEKLGIQYTLHDIAPVLEAAGCYSQRDAAVRSVFPAFQPDMKWKIVMHGDRLNTDALNIFYVVVQVDGQEQRFRLTPQAYVQIVAATNFKQRVRKMMEYFHADRLNFAASGTPNRLEYDQGFFVKLGDGAADVKPIASLYKTQTYKLARHLGVIDGILNREPTTDTFSLEQSQEDFYFSVHYSQLDLILWAKNHGIAPEEAAPEMSLTPQQIQRVYDDIDQKRRTTAYLHAQPLLLEEVSELKPFKIS; via the coding sequence ATGAAGTTCTCCAAGCAGGTGCTGGAACTGGACTGGGAGGCCAAGGCCGCGTCGCTGTCCGACGGGCTCAAGGAGGCCGTCCTCAAGAAGCTGCGCAAGCGCGGCCTGGTGGTCGCCGTCTCCGGCGGCATCGACTCCGCGTGCGTCGCCGCGCTGGCGGTGCGCGCGCTGGGGCCGGACCGCGTCTTCGGCCTGCTCCTGCCGGAGCGCGACTCCAGCGGCCTGTCCTCCAAGCTGGGCCGCGAGCTCTGCGAGAAGCTGGGCATCCAGTACACGCTGCACGACATCGCGCCCGTGCTGGAGGCCGCCGGGTGCTATTCGCAGCGCGACGCGGCCGTGCGCTCCGTGTTCCCCGCGTTCCAGCCGGACATGAAGTGGAAGATCGTCATGCACGGCGACCGGCTCAACACGGACGCCCTCAACATCTTCTACGTGGTGGTGCAGGTGGACGGGCAGGAGCAGCGCTTCCGCCTCACGCCCCAGGCCTACGTCCAGATTGTCGCCGCCACCAACTTCAAGCAGCGCGTGCGCAAGATGATGGAGTACTTCCACGCGGACCGGCTCAACTTCGCCGCGTCCGGCACGCCCAACCGCCTGGAGTATGATCAGGGCTTCTTCGTGAAGCTCGGCGACGGCGCCGCGGACGTGAAGCCCATCGCCAGCCTCTACAAGACGCAGACGTACAAGCTCGCGCGGCACCTGGGCGTCATCGACGGTATCCTCAACCGCGAGCCCACCACGGACACGTTCAGCCTGGAGCAGTCGCAGGAGGACTTCTACTTCTCCGTGCACTACTCGCAGCTGGACCTCATCCTCTGGGCGAAGAACCACGGCATCGCCCCGGAAGAGGCCGCCCCGGAGATGAGCCTCACGCCGCAGCAGATCCAGCGCGTCTACGACGACATCGACCAGAAGCGCCGCACCACCGCGTACCTCCACGCGCAGCCGCTGCTGCTTGAAGAGGTCAGCGAGCTGAAGCCCTTCAAGATCTCCTGA
- a CDS encoding lipase secretion chaperone has product MKSRAVILVVALCALLGAGVFSWWKVRAEDAPGPAVPPSAVPVAQGVQSRAMSPGVPGAAAAASAVPDAPLPPLPGSLKDTEEDGAVLVDASGHLVPNADLRRFFNYYLSATGEEPASLIRERILTALRAKKLPAAAMDEAVQVLDDYLAYLDAARGLASKGSAAMPDTAERLESLRKLRREHLGPGVADGLFGQEEAVDAVAVERLKLMKDASLTKEEREQRMAALEERLPPEVRASREEAVRPLRQQAVEQELLAAGATAEDLHQHRLSTVGPEATERLEALDAERAQWKQRLADFRAKRAALGQSEPNPARRQAAVQRLLFDSFTPEERLRVEAADSIEAASGSPGAGGG; this is encoded by the coding sequence ATGAAGAGCCGCGCCGTCATTCTCGTGGTCGCGCTGTGCGCCCTCCTGGGTGCCGGCGTCTTCTCGTGGTGGAAGGTCCGGGCGGAGGATGCGCCCGGACCCGCTGTCCCGCCGTCCGCCGTCCCCGTCGCGCAGGGTGTCCAATCGCGCGCGATGTCTCCCGGAGTGCCCGGTGCCGCCGCGGCGGCGAGCGCTGTCCCCGACGCGCCGCTGCCGCCGCTGCCCGGTTCGCTGAAGGACACGGAGGAGGATGGCGCGGTGCTGGTGGACGCGTCCGGGCACCTGGTGCCGAACGCGGACCTGCGCCGGTTCTTCAACTACTACCTGTCCGCCACGGGCGAGGAGCCCGCGTCGCTCATCCGCGAGCGCATCCTCACGGCCCTGCGGGCGAAGAAGCTGCCCGCCGCCGCGATGGACGAAGCGGTGCAGGTGCTGGACGATTATCTGGCTTATCTGGATGCGGCGCGAGGGCTGGCGTCGAAGGGCTCTGCGGCCATGCCGGACACGGCGGAGCGCCTGGAGTCCCTGCGCAAGCTGCGCCGCGAGCACCTGGGCCCGGGCGTGGCGGATGGCCTCTTCGGGCAGGAGGAGGCGGTGGACGCCGTCGCGGTGGAGCGGCTCAAGCTGATGAAGGACGCGTCGCTCACGAAGGAGGAGCGCGAGCAGCGCATGGCGGCCCTGGAGGAGCGGCTGCCCCCGGAGGTGCGCGCCAGCCGCGAGGAGGCCGTGCGCCCGCTGCGGCAGCAGGCCGTGGAGCAGGAGCTGCTTGCGGCGGGAGCGACGGCGGAGGACCTGCACCAGCACCGGCTGTCCACCGTGGGCCCGGAGGCCACCGAGCGGCTGGAGGCGCTGGACGCGGAGCGCGCGCAGTGGAAGCAGCGGCTGGCGGACTTCCGCGCGAAGCGCGCGGCGCTGGGCCAGAGCGAGCCCAACCCCGCCCGGCGTCAGGCCGCGGTGCAGCGGCTCTTGTTCGACTCGTTCACCCCGGAGGAGCGCCTCCGGGTGGAGGCCGCGGACTCCATCGAAGCGGCCTCCGGTTCCCCCGGCGCTGGCGGCGGGTGA
- a CDS encoding lipase family alpha/beta hydrolase, translating to MRNAVRTLVLTVAVLALWAQPARADTYTQTKYPIVLAHGMAGFDSLFGVLDYFYGIESTLKSGGAKVYITHVPQFNTSEARGEALLAQVQDVLARSGAKKVNLIGHSHGGLDVRYVAAVRPDLVASVTTVGTPHKGADLATYLRSNIKGGSFTESVLSYFANNLGMVLGLLSGHTQSQDAIGALGALSASGAATYNAKFPAGLPTTSCGTGAATGAQGQRYYSWSGTDPFTNVFDASDYALKLSSFFYSESNDGLVGRCSSRFGTVIRDNYDMNHLDEVNQVLGLTAFFTDPKSVFRTQANRLKTAGL from the coding sequence ATGCGAAACGCCGTCCGGACCCTCGTTCTGACTGTCGCGGTTCTTGCCCTCTGGGCGCAGCCTGCCCGCGCGGATACGTACACGCAGACGAAGTACCCCATCGTGCTGGCGCACGGCATGGCGGGTTTTGATTCGCTGTTCGGGGTGCTCGACTACTTCTACGGCATCGAGTCGACGCTGAAGTCGGGCGGCGCGAAGGTCTACATCACGCACGTTCCGCAGTTCAACACGAGCGAGGCGCGCGGCGAGGCGCTGCTGGCGCAGGTGCAGGACGTGCTCGCGCGTTCGGGCGCGAAGAAGGTGAACCTGATTGGCCACAGCCACGGCGGCCTGGACGTGCGCTACGTGGCGGCGGTGCGGCCGGACCTGGTGGCGTCCGTGACGACGGTGGGCACGCCGCACAAGGGCGCGGACCTGGCCACCTACCTGCGCTCGAACATCAAGGGCGGTTCGTTCACGGAGAGCGTGCTGTCGTACTTCGCGAACAACCTGGGCATGGTGCTGGGCCTGCTGTCCGGCCACACGCAGTCCCAGGACGCCATCGGCGCGCTGGGGGCGCTGTCCGCTTCGGGCGCGGCCACCTACAACGCGAAGTTCCCGGCGGGTCTGCCCACCACGTCGTGCGGCACTGGCGCGGCGACGGGCGCGCAGGGCCAGCGCTACTACTCCTGGTCCGGCACGGATCCCTTCACCAACGTCTTCGACGCGTCTGACTACGCGCTGAAGCTGTCGTCCTTCTTCTACAGCGAGTCCAACGACGGCCTCGTGGGCCGTTGCAGCTCGCGCTTCGGCACGGTCATCCGCGACAACTACGACATGAACCACCTGGACGAGGTGAACCAAGTGCTGGGCCTCACCGCGTTCTTCACCGACCCGAAGTCCGTGTTCCGCACCCAGGCGAACCGCCTGAAGACCGCGGGCCTGTAA
- a CDS encoding pyridoxal-phosphate dependent enzyme gives MRGVFSLSRPQAGGPVVLWGGAQPSGSLKYLTFARYLAAMPPGSRGLVELSGASSALALDVLGRERGLPTVALTDAAGAVYLRAHGFQGQVRQVDSMADMFHQAQSLEREGWSWPRQLTNRAMVACVEAWAAGLRAQVRERFPSVRHVVCGFGTGATLVGLTRIFMAGGFTVTGLQPAPGKAVPGWRTWASQNLGAEDLFFEHQPRMLLATAAPAPDAFTALLDWARRQPHPERVLVIGHNAREQDAARA, from the coding sequence ATGCGTGGAGTTTTTTCCCTTTCGCGTCCGCAGGCGGGCGGGCCGGTGGTGCTGTGGGGTGGAGCGCAGCCGTCCGGCAGCCTCAAGTACCTCACGTTCGCGCGCTACCTGGCCGCCATGCCGCCGGGTTCGCGAGGGCTGGTGGAGCTGTCCGGCGCGTCGAGCGCGCTGGCGCTGGACGTCCTGGGCCGCGAGCGGGGCCTGCCCACGGTGGCCCTGACGGACGCGGCGGGGGCGGTGTACCTGCGCGCGCACGGCTTCCAGGGGCAGGTGCGCCAGGTGGACTCGATGGCGGACATGTTCCACCAGGCCCAGTCCCTGGAGCGCGAGGGCTGGAGCTGGCCCCGGCAGCTCACCAACCGGGCGATGGTGGCGTGCGTGGAGGCCTGGGCGGCGGGCCTGCGCGCGCAGGTGCGCGAGCGCTTCCCCTCGGTGCGGCACGTGGTGTGTGGCTTCGGCACGGGCGCGACGCTCGTGGGCCTGACGCGCATCTTCATGGCCGGTGGCTTCACCGTCACCGGCCTGCAGCCCGCGCCCGGAAAGGCGGTGCCCGGCTGGCGCACGTGGGCGTCCCAGAACCTGGGAGCGGAGGACCTGTTCTTCGAACACCAGCCGCGCATGCTCCTGGCCACGGCCGCCCCCGCGCCGGATGCCTTCACCGCGCTGCTGGACTGGGCGCGCCGGCAGCCGCATCCCGAGCGGGTGCTCGTCATCGGGCACAACGCCCGGGAACAGGACGCCGCCCGGGCCTGA
- a CDS encoding lipoate--protein ligase, with amino-acid sequence MSQAPRVRILLSETYNPWFNLATEDWIFRELDPSTQTLFLWRNDNTVVIGRNQNPWSECNLSRMEEDKVFLARRTSGGGAVFHDLGNTCFTFLSAKEGYDKTANVRILLDALSRLGVTAQASGRNDLVIPLEDGPRKISGSAYRETKDRAFHHGTFLIHANLSRLANYLTPHPKKLESKGSASVRSRVMNIRDLQPEVSHESLVKAMIGAFCDFHGGTAEPQLLEPSFLENQPSLKRTFEHYASWDWRFGNAPRFSHQMVEYLSWGFFEVHVDAENGHITRAQVFSDALYPDLVQDLQTALTGKPHSRDGMKQAVAEVRARHPSQERELAELETWLMGQVEV; translated from the coding sequence ATGTCTCAAGCCCCGCGCGTCCGCATCCTGCTGTCGGAGACGTACAACCCCTGGTTCAACCTGGCGACCGAGGACTGGATCTTCCGCGAGCTGGATCCGTCCACCCAGACGCTCTTCCTCTGGCGCAACGACAACACGGTCGTCATCGGCCGCAACCAGAACCCATGGTCCGAGTGCAACCTCTCGCGCATGGAGGAGGACAAGGTCTTCCTCGCGCGGCGCACCAGCGGCGGCGGCGCGGTGTTCCACGACCTGGGCAACACCTGCTTCACGTTCCTGTCCGCGAAGGAGGGCTACGACAAGACGGCGAACGTCCGCATCCTGCTGGACGCGCTGTCGCGGCTGGGCGTGACGGCGCAGGCGTCCGGGCGCAACGACCTGGTGATTCCGCTGGAGGACGGGCCCCGGAAGATCAGCGGCAGCGCGTACCGCGAGACGAAGGACCGCGCCTTCCACCACGGCACGTTCCTCATCCACGCCAACCTGTCGCGGCTGGCCAACTACCTCACGCCGCACCCGAAGAAGCTGGAGTCCAAGGGCAGCGCGTCGGTGCGCTCGCGCGTGATGAACATCCGCGACCTCCAGCCAGAGGTCTCCCATGAGTCGCTGGTGAAGGCGATGATTGGCGCCTTCTGCGACTTCCACGGCGGCACCGCGGAGCCGCAGCTGCTGGAGCCGTCGTTCCTGGAGAACCAGCCGTCGCTCAAGCGCACCTTCGAGCACTACGCGTCGTGGGACTGGCGCTTCGGCAACGCGCCCCGCTTCAGCCACCAGATGGTGGAGTACCTGTCGTGGGGCTTCTTCGAGGTCCACGTCGACGCGGAGAACGGACACATCACCCGCGCGCAGGTCTTCTCGGATGCGCTCTACCCGGACCTCGTGCAGGACCTGCAGACCGCGCTCACCGGCAAGCCGCACAGCCGGGATGGGATGAAGCAGGCCGTCGCCGAGGTCCGCGCCCGTCACCCCTCGCAGGAGCGGGAGCTGGCGGAGCTGGAGACATGGCTGATGGGCCAGGTCGAGGTCTGA
- a CDS encoding YXWGXW repeat-containing protein has protein sequence MGSRWWMGLIVGLATQGAFAQTSPVAADDWGDDDGYAQQANADDSGPIAPSPPPDLPAESPTPRPYAGAVWTSGHWYWDGDNWQFKSGGWVERMPGYQYVNGYWAQDGDVWRWVSGGWAQEGSTEVEIPVEVASENVTATQAPPALRVETPPPAPSVGYTWAPGYWYWGANGYEWVSGTWMEPPRPGLVFVSPHWVRRGPSWVFVGGGWGWNGSVRVVVPVYRHAHISFSFGRPNPFLRTWYRYPGVSWRYYGYGHDRYRPGRYYSSRPGPYRYNSPRVHDASPGRYSNGYGGRGNSRPGPYRPQGSGVHSSNNGNSGNSGGWGGTRNPPPGGNGTSGGSHQSSGGWGGGSNPGRPSSGGGAHQSSGGWGGGSSNPGRPSSGGGGRSSSSNGGGWGGGSVRVQQTGGGSSSSSHGGGSGRGGGSSSRGSSSGGGSHGSSHGGGNGGGWGGGHGGGHR, from the coding sequence ATGGGTTCTCGATGGTGGATGGGTTTGATTGTCGGCCTGGCGACCCAGGGAGCGTTCGCGCAGACCTCGCCGGTCGCCGCGGATGACTGGGGCGATGATGACGGGTACGCCCAGCAGGCCAACGCGGATGATTCCGGGCCCATCGCGCCCTCGCCGCCCCCCGACCTGCCCGCCGAGTCACCGACTCCCCGGCCCTATGCCGGCGCGGTGTGGACGTCCGGGCACTGGTACTGGGACGGCGACAACTGGCAGTTCAAGTCCGGCGGCTGGGTGGAGCGCATGCCCGGCTACCAGTACGTCAACGGCTACTGGGCGCAGGACGGCGACGTCTGGCGCTGGGTGTCCGGCGGCTGGGCCCAGGAGGGCTCCACCGAGGTGGAGATCCCCGTGGAGGTCGCCAGCGAGAACGTGACGGCCACCCAGGCGCCTCCGGCCCTGCGCGTGGAGACGCCGCCCCCCGCGCCGTCCGTGGGCTACACGTGGGCGCCGGGCTACTGGTACTGGGGCGCCAACGGCTACGAGTGGGTCTCCGGCACGTGGATGGAGCCGCCGCGTCCGGGCCTGGTGTTCGTGTCGCCGCACTGGGTGCGCCGCGGCCCGTCGTGGGTGTTCGTGGGTGGCGGCTGGGGCTGGAACGGCTCGGTGCGCGTCGTCGTGCCGGTCTACCGCCATGCGCACATCTCGTTCTCGTTCGGCCGTCCGAACCCGTTCCTGCGCACGTGGTACCGGTATCCGGGCGTGTCGTGGCGCTACTACGGCTACGGGCACGACCGCTACCGCCCGGGGCGCTACTACTCCTCGCGCCCGGGGCCGTACCGCTACAACAGCCCGCGCGTGCATGACGCGTCGCCCGGGCGGTACAGCAATGGCTACGGCGGCCGGGGCAACAGCCGTCCCGGGCCCTACCGTCCGCAGGGCAGCGGCGTCCACTCGTCGAACAACGGCAACAGCGGCAACAGCGGCGGCTGGGGTGGCACGCGCAATCCGCCGCCCGGTGGGAACGGCACGAGCGGTGGCTCGCACCAGTCCAGCGGCGGCTGGGGTGGCGGTTCCAACCCCGGGCGTCCGTCGTCGGGTGGCGGCGCGCACCAGTCCAGCGGCGGCTGGGGCGGCGGCTCCTCCAACCCCGGGCGTCCGTCGTCGGGTGGCGGGGGACGCTCCTCGTCCAGCAACGGCGGCGGTTGGGGGGGCGGCTCCGTTCGCGTCCAGCAGACCGGCGGCGGGTCCTCCTCCAGCAGCCACGGCGGCGGCTCCGGCCGCGGCGGTGGGTCCTCCTCACGCGGTTCCAGCAGCGGCGGCGGGTCTCACGGCTCCAGCCACGGCGGTGGCAATGGCGGCGGCTGGGGTGGTGGCCACGGCGGTGGCCACCGCTGA
- a CDS encoding sensor histidine kinase, with amino-acid sequence MLRRLLPTLLALGCGLLALGWGLVSLQRIFTQEREDARAQVRSRRIALEQLAAESLRTALAQRMKTHLPNLNSAVGDPLLPAEGYYLLFRDHQFLPRVDWPREGADVPAQANYTMLAHALDDGQAPSPYQERLSRLRATQAALAAGSEARKDAAVESLLRYHAAHPLPPDQELPFTLLMVEYLQRGEDTPPLIRALVREGLPEELGGMARDAGLQRNLLRARSQLTQPDFNFLQARIVALSRALSEPSDAFVARVQEAGAGALVLPEPLDGPTLLAEQWYVEPAAEQVHGLAVDMGALLSELTQELRERNLIPRDGQVRLGPGGVARPLKHPGLEVATPGWAAAEADIEARYGLKTLLVAACGALASAIAALAVVAQQRKYRFVELKSDFVSTVSHELRTPLASIRLLGETLERRLGKSPEAGDYPTRIVRAAEGLHFLVENILSFNRIDKGRWALKPARVRLEEAVGNLRDDLMDAVTVPVELSSDVGDVELDADASLVRMLFANLGRNACLYNQRSPVVLTVRAYPQPGFGATVLFSDNGVGIPPEEWERVFQDFYRLTTPGPEVHGSGLGLALCRRIMGLHQGSIQVASSGPEGTTFALTFPETRR; translated from the coding sequence ATGCTGCGCCGACTCCTCCCCACATTGCTCGCGCTGGGTTGCGGACTGCTGGCCCTCGGCTGGGGGCTGGTGAGCCTCCAGCGCATCTTCACCCAGGAGCGTGAGGACGCGCGCGCCCAGGTGCGCTCGCGGCGCATCGCCCTGGAGCAGCTGGCGGCCGAGTCGCTGCGCACCGCGCTCGCGCAGAGGATGAAGACCCACCTGCCGAACCTCAACTCGGCCGTGGGCGATCCGCTGCTGCCCGCCGAGGGCTACTACCTGCTCTTCCGCGACCACCAGTTCCTGCCGCGCGTGGACTGGCCCCGGGAGGGCGCGGACGTCCCGGCCCAGGCCAACTACACGATGCTGGCGCACGCGCTGGACGACGGTCAGGCCCCCTCGCCCTATCAGGAACGGCTGTCCCGGCTGCGCGCGACGCAGGCCGCCCTGGCCGCTGGCAGCGAGGCGCGCAAGGACGCCGCGGTGGAGTCCCTGCTGCGCTACCACGCGGCGCACCCGCTGCCGCCGGATCAGGAGCTGCCCTTCACCCTCTTGATGGTGGAGTACCTGCAACGCGGCGAGGACACGCCGCCCCTCATCCGGGCGCTGGTGCGCGAAGGCCTTCCGGAGGAGCTGGGCGGCATGGCGCGCGACGCGGGCCTGCAGCGCAACCTGCTGCGCGCCCGCTCCCAGCTCACGCAGCCGGACTTCAACTTCCTCCAGGCGCGCATCGTGGCGCTGAGCCGCGCCCTGTCGGAGCCGTCCGACGCCTTCGTGGCCCGCGTGCAGGAGGCCGGCGCGGGCGCGCTGGTGCTGCCGGAGCCGCTGGACGGTCCCACCCTGCTGGCCGAGCAGTGGTACGTGGAGCCCGCGGCCGAGCAGGTGCACGGGCTGGCCGTGGACATGGGCGCGCTCCTGTCGGAGCTGACGCAGGAGCTGCGCGAGCGCAACCTCATCCCCCGGGATGGCCAGGTGCGCCTGGGCCCCGGGGGCGTGGCGCGCCCCCTGAAGCACCCGGGGCTGGAGGTGGCGACTCCAGGCTGGGCCGCGGCGGAGGCGGACATCGAGGCGCGGTACGGCCTGAAGACGCTGCTCGTCGCGGCGTGCGGCGCGCTCGCGTCGGCCATCGCGGCGCTGGCGGTGGTGGCCCAGCAGCGCAAGTATCGCTTCGTGGAGCTCAAGAGCGACTTCGTCTCCACCGTGTCCCATGAGCTGCGCACGCCGCTCGCGTCCATCCGCCTGTTGGGAGAGACGCTGGAGCGCCGGCTGGGCAAGAGCCCGGAGGCCGGGGACTACCCCACCCGCATCGTGCGCGCGGCGGAGGGCCTGCACTTCCTGGTGGAGAACATCCTGTCCTTCAACCGCATCGACAAGGGGCGATGGGCGCTCAAGCCCGCGCGCGTGCGGTTGGAGGAGGCGGTGGGCAACCTGCGTGACGACCTGATGGACGCCGTCACCGTGCCGGTGGAGCTGAGCTCGGACGTGGGGGACGTGGAGCTGGACGCGGACGCGTCGCTCGTGCGGATGCTCTTCGCCAACCTGGGCCGCAACGCCTGCCTCTACAACCAACGAAGTCCGGTGGTCCTCACGGTGCGCGCCTATCCGCAGCCGGGCTTCGGGGCCACGGTGCTCTTCAGCGACAACGGGGTGGGCATCCCCCCGGAGGAATGGGAGCGCGTGTTCCAGGACTTCTACCGTCTGACAACGCCCGGGCCGGAGGTGCATGGAAGTGGCCTGGGGCTGGCGCTGTGCCGCAGAATCATGGGCCTGCACCAGGGCAGCATCCAGGTGGCCTCCTCCGGCCCCGAAGGCACGACCTTCGCCCTGACCTTTCCCGAGACGCGCCGATGA
- a CDS encoding response regulator transcription factor has product MTTQTPTTTTRPTILIVEDDANLRLGLRDNLRDEGYDVTDAPSAKDAAPHLASRVFDLLILDVMLPGEDGYSFCRRLRAEGVKSMVLMLTARSLEDDLVRGFEAGAQDYLTKPYRLRELLARVQALVRRAGTAPPQVVTFGAFTLDLGRRAVLRADGSEVDLTRTEFDLLAFLLRHRDRALPRGEILDAVWGRDVVVDPRTVDNFVSNLKKKLGWTSTSGFTIHTLRGVGYRMEVLSGGPS; this is encoded by the coding sequence ATGACGACGCAGACGCCTACCACCACCACCCGCCCCACCATCCTCATCGTCGAGGACGACGCCAACCTGCGCCTGGGCCTGCGCGACAACCTGCGCGACGAGGGCTACGACGTGACGGACGCCCCGTCCGCGAAGGACGCGGCGCCGCACCTGGCGTCGCGGGTGTTCGACCTGCTCATCCTGGACGTGATGCTGCCGGGCGAGGACGGCTACAGCTTCTGCCGCCGCCTGCGCGCGGAGGGCGTGAAGAGCATGGTGCTGATGCTCACCGCGCGCTCGCTGGAGGACGACCTGGTGCGCGGCTTCGAGGCCGGCGCGCAGGACTACCTCACCAAGCCCTACCGGCTGCGGGAATTGCTCGCGCGCGTGCAGGCGCTGGTGCGCAGGGCGGGCACGGCGCCGCCGCAGGTGGTGACCTTTGGCGCCTTCACGCTGGATTTGGGCCGCCGCGCGGTGCTGCGGGCGGACGGCAGCGAGGTGGACCTGACGCGCACGGAGTTCGACCTGTTGGCGTTCCTCCTGCGCCACCGCGACCGCGCCCTGCCCCGGGGCGAAATCCTGGATGCCGTCTGGGGCCGCGACGTGGTGGTGGATCCGCGCACGGTGGACAACTTCGTGTCGAACCTGAAGAAGAAGCTCGGGTGGACGAGCACGTCCGGCTTCACCATCCACACGCTGCGCGGCGTGGGCTACCGCATGGAGGTTTTGAGCGGCGGCCCGTCATGA